The Halobacillus amylolyticus nucleotide sequence AAATAAAACGACTCTTGCTGATCTGTTAATGATTTTGAAGCATAAAACACGCAAGCGACAGCTATTATGTTCGTGGTAAACGCAAGGGTAACAGATAGCATATCGCCAACAAGAATAATTCCATAAGGCGCAATCCAGTCACCTGTTTCCAGTACGATGGTGCCGTTTTGGTAAACCTGATATAAGACGAAACCAGTGACGATAAGGTTGATGACCGCTAAAGTTTGAGATACTCGACGTACAAGCGGTTTATTATTTGCTAGAAAAGCGACAATGATTCCTGCTAGTAATGGCAATACAATGGGTAGTGAAATTAAATTACTCATATTCGTTACCTCTCAGTTGCTCCATATTATCTGTACCATTTTTCTTAGAAGCGCGATAAGCAAGAACGAGCAGCAGGCTCGTTATCCCGAAACTAATAACAATTGAAGTGAGAATCAAGGCTTGTGGAAGCGGGTCAGTATATTGCTCGACCTCTTCTGATAGAATGGGTGGTGCACCCCTCTTTAACTCTCCCATTGTTAAGATGAATAAATGTGCTCCATGAGAAAGTAGTGCCGTACCTATGATAATACGGAGCATTTGTTTCTGGAGGAGGTTATAAACGGCTGTTGTGAACAATATACCAGCAAGCACTGCCATAATAATTTCCATTCTTTATTCCTCCTCCTTTTTACTTCCGCGTAATCGGATCAATCCGTAGATCGCCATGGCAGCTATTCCAAGCACCGTGATCTCAAATAACGTATCAAGACCACGCATATCTACTAGAATGACGTTAACTATGTTATCTCCTCCGCCAAGCTTATAAGAATTTTCTATGAAGTAATCTGCGATTGAATCAAACATTTTACTGCTATGAGCGGAAATGGCAACCATAGTCATCAGGGCACCGAACCCAACGGAGATGACTAGATTTAAAGTCTTTGTACTTGTTGATTCATTTTTTTTCTCAAGTTTAGGCAAGTGGTAAAAGACAAGTAAAAATAATGCTAGTGTTACGGTTTCGATAATAAACTGAGTTAAAGCTAAGTCTGGGGCTCTGTAGATGACAAACAGTAAAGAAAGACCATAACCTACTACTCCTAAGATAAGAATGGCTGCTATACGGTTGTTCACTATAATGGTTCCAATAGCCGCGATGATCATCATAAATGCTACAAACAGTTCTGTTACTGTAATTTCAGCAAGGTTGCTTGTTTCAAGATGAAAGCCGTCTGTAGCTGCCATTATCCCAAAGCCCGCAATAACTATGGCGGCAATAATTAAA carries:
- a CDS encoding Na(+)/H(+) antiporter subunit C — protein: MEIIMAVLAGILFTTAVYNLLQKQMLRIIIGTALLSHGAHLFILTMGELKRGAPPILSEEVEQYTDPLPQALILTSIVISFGITSLLLVLAYRASKKNGTDNMEQLRGNEYE